A single region of the Shinella sp. PSBB067 genome encodes:
- a CDS encoding YDG domain-containing protein — translation MFRSQDRGFAAHQARMVALLASTALITANSGFAQSLPTGGQVAAGSATIGANSNGALTINQSSGSAVINWQSFNIGQGNSVTFVQPNASSAILNRVTGGTTTSIAGQLNANGQVYIVNPNGIAITSTGTVDAGAFVASTLGISDRDFMTGQRTFTGNGASASATNAGTITINRGGYMALIGGSVANSGTINVPLGKVGLGSGERATLDVSGDGFLQVAIPTEAQGTDALVSNSGRISADGGTVQLTAAAARTMARQAVNMSGTIEANTVGGRSGDIILGGSDGKVAVSGKIRASGKSNAGGKVAITGRDLKLKGAQIDVSGRTGGGTVKVGGDRQGKGTLQRAEVLDVDSRTLINADATWIGNGGNVVLWSDNATSFAGTISAKGGAVSGNGGDAEVSGEALLSYTGFTDLRAANGFFGTLLLDPYNVTISSDASSNVSGFTATGNDSVINAATLLTALSGANVVVSTGSSGSQAGDITVAAPLSWSAGTTLTLNAANNIYVNAPITFGGAAGAGLNLYAAAALAINAPIAVKGAGAVALTHDTSLPTNLSFGLAGSGFSGSFTYLNASGNVQSASPGNQSLAINGDAYTLIYSMADLDAIDGTSAATGNAVTTYGAGLAGKYALASNLNAAGTTYTAGLIASGGTTDALPTAFSGEFEGLGHTISNLTISGTTNYHVGLFGYSTGAVRNVGLTGGSVSGYYNVGGLVGYNSGSIAQSYSGIASATARQGVGGLVGINAGQGAITQSFATGAASAKYWFGGLAGRNEGVISQSYATGALTGWGTELGDSYYGGGLVGYNTGTIRQSYATGSVTSGPYGYHYGGLVGQNGGYSGQNVDGVIDRSYSTGAVWGGNGKYIGGLVGTIWSGSVTNSYWNTQTSGRSNGVGWYAEYYTGPVIDTGRTTAHMQDLSNFATNYAGWDFNNVWAPPNQVGQNNNSATAYYPQLYALSHVVAVAPGAITTVYGNGAQTLPAQYYGLRAGDTITSQATTAGLTTTTPVGTHTISGTGASASNAAYRFVYMPGQVTVTPRPLSLSGTRTYDGTTNLASTIFSLSNLANGESLTLSGLGAMGDKNVGNGKSISLGTLLLGNGDGGLASNYTLSGGAHSVDIAKATLTLTGITASNKTYDGTTAAAMVNAGTLAGIALNDEVSFSSLGANFADKDVGIGKTVTISGITLSGADAGNYMIASTATGAADISQRVLNLSGNRVYDGSADLAASIFTLGNLVNGEQLTLSGGGWMNDKNAGSEKAFSYGSLAIGDGAGGVASNYTLLNGVGRVDVARAQIAAVGGITASSKTYDGTASATLDTSGATFGGMIANDDLTVGSASGAFADKNAATGKTVNIGGLTLSGADAGNYTLVSDTATTTATIARAHIAAVGGIAASGKTYDGTASATLDTSGATFGGMIANDDLTVGSASGAFADKNAGMGKAVTISGITLSGADAGNYTLVSDTATTTATIARAQIAAVGGIAASGKTYDGTASATLDTSGATFGGMIANDDLTVGSASGAFADKNAGMGKAVTISGVTLSGADAGNYTLVSDTATTTATIARAHIAAVGGIAASGKTYDGTASATLDTSGATFGGMIANDDLTVGSASGAFADKNAGMGKAVTISGITLSGADAGNYTLVSDTATTTATIARAQIAAVGGITASGKTYDGTASVALDTSGATFGGMIANDDLTVGSASGAFADKNAGMGKAVTISGITLSGADAGNYTLVSGTATTTADIGQRVLNLAGGRVYDGSIDLAASIFTLENLVSGEQLTLSGAGWMTDKHASQGKSVSFGSLALGDGQGGLASNYTLAGGAGRVDIGKAVISSIGGIIAGNRVYDGTANVMLDTSDAFFSGMIANDVLAVGSASGAFIDKNAGTGKTVNIGGLTLTGADAGNYVLASATATATADIGRRALTVEATALDRVYGDTNPALTYTSSGLLGNDTLTGALSTTADKFSGVGVYAITQGSLGNTNYDISYTGADLTVSTRHIDVTANSFSRFYGLANPSLGWTVGAAGLVNGDVLLGNLATTATTLSAPGDYAITQGSLHPSANYTMNFISGVLTVEQAVRTEPGSLSGSLIQPLDVARFLPIHTAASNLAQGADGGVLIADPRFDGTVICLAESAGGLRRARLSKRAVATTLQRRQT, via the coding sequence ATGTTTCGTTCGCAGGATCGCGGATTTGCCGCTCATCAGGCCAGAATGGTCGCTCTGCTCGCCTCGACGGCTCTGATCACAGCCAACTCCGGTTTCGCTCAATCCCTGCCGACCGGTGGCCAGGTCGCGGCGGGCAGCGCCACGATCGGCGCGAATTCGAACGGCGCGCTCACCATTAACCAGTCGAGCGGCAGCGCCGTCATCAACTGGCAGAGCTTCAACATCGGCCAAGGCAACAGCGTCACATTCGTCCAGCCCAACGCCTCTTCAGCGATCCTCAACCGCGTCACCGGCGGAACGACGACGTCCATAGCGGGACAACTCAACGCCAACGGTCAGGTTTATATCGTCAATCCCAACGGCATCGCCATCACATCCACCGGCACGGTCGACGCGGGTGCCTTCGTAGCCTCGACACTCGGCATTTCCGACCGCGATTTCATGACCGGTCAGCGGACCTTTACGGGCAACGGCGCCTCCGCCTCGGCGACCAACGCCGGCACGATCACCATAAACCGCGGCGGCTACATGGCGCTGATCGGTGGCTCAGTGGCGAACTCGGGCACCATCAACGTGCCTCTGGGCAAGGTGGGGCTGGGTTCGGGCGAACGCGCGACGCTTGATGTTTCCGGTGATGGCTTCCTGCAGGTCGCAATACCGACGGAGGCGCAAGGCACGGATGCGCTGGTCAGCAACAGCGGCAGAATTTCCGCTGATGGGGGCACGGTGCAACTGACGGCGGCTGCTGCTCGCACCATGGCGCGTCAGGCAGTCAACATGTCGGGGACAATCGAGGCGAATACGGTCGGGGGCAGGAGCGGCGATATCATCCTCGGCGGCTCGGACGGAAAGGTCGCGGTGTCCGGCAAGATCAGGGCGTCCGGCAAATCTAACGCCGGTGGGAAGGTCGCAATTACGGGCCGCGACCTCAAGCTCAAGGGCGCGCAGATCGATGTCTCGGGTAGAACCGGCGGCGGTACGGTCAAGGTGGGCGGTGACAGGCAGGGCAAGGGCACGCTTCAGCGCGCCGAGGTTCTGGACGTGGACTCCAGAACCCTCATCAATGCCGACGCGACCTGGATCGGAAACGGCGGCAATGTCGTGCTGTGGTCCGACAACGCTACCAGCTTTGCGGGGACCATATCGGCGAAAGGCGGTGCCGTTTCCGGCAATGGCGGCGATGCGGAGGTGTCGGGCGAGGCGCTGCTCTCCTACACGGGCTTCACCGACCTGAGAGCGGCAAACGGCTTTTTCGGCACATTGCTGCTGGACCCCTACAATGTCACCATATCCAGCGATGCAAGTAGCAATGTCTCCGGCTTTACCGCTACCGGCAATGACAGCGTCATCAATGCAGCCACGCTGTTGACTGCGCTTTCCGGTGCGAACGTCGTCGTCTCCACCGGCTCTTCCGGAAGCCAGGCAGGCGACATCACGGTTGCCGCGCCCCTTTCGTGGAGCGCAGGAACGACGCTCACGCTGAATGCGGCGAACAACATCTATGTCAATGCTCCGATTACCTTCGGCGGCGCTGCGGGGGCGGGTCTCAATCTCTACGCGGCCGCTGCACTTGCCATCAATGCGCCGATTGCGGTGAAGGGCGCGGGTGCCGTCGCGCTCACCCACGATACGTCCTTGCCGACCAATCTGTCCTTTGGTCTGGCAGGATCAGGTTTTTCTGGGAGCTTCACCTACCTGAATGCGAGCGGCAATGTGCAAAGTGCGTCGCCTGGCAATCAGAGCCTTGCGATCAACGGCGATGCCTATACCCTGATTTACTCGATGGCCGATCTGGACGCCATCGACGGGACCAGCGCGGCGACGGGCAACGCTGTCACGACCTACGGCGCAGGCCTTGCCGGCAAATATGCGCTGGCGTCCAATCTCAATGCCGCCGGCACTACCTATACCGCCGGCCTGATTGCGAGCGGAGGCACGACCGATGCGTTGCCCACCGCCTTCTCCGGAGAGTTCGAGGGCCTTGGCCATACGATCAGCAATCTGACGATCAGCGGGACGACAAACTATCATGTCGGCCTCTTCGGTTACTCCACCGGCGCGGTGCGCAATGTCGGCCTGACCGGCGGCAGCGTTTCAGGCTATTACAACGTCGGCGGGTTGGTCGGGTACAATAGCGGCTCGATAGCGCAATCCTATTCCGGCATTGCGTCGGCAACCGCCAGGCAGGGTGTCGGCGGGCTGGTCGGTATCAATGCCGGGCAGGGCGCAATCACGCAATCCTTTGCGACCGGCGCCGCCTCGGCGAAGTATTGGTTCGGCGGGCTGGCCGGCAGGAACGAGGGCGTAATCAGCCAGTCTTATGCGACCGGCGCTCTTACCGGCTGGGGAACCGAACTTGGGGACAGCTACTATGGCGGCGGGCTGGTCGGATACAATACCGGCACGATCCGCCAGTCCTACGCAACGGGCTCGGTGACCTCCGGCCCATACGGCTACCACTATGGCGGCCTTGTCGGGCAGAATGGCGGCTATTCCGGGCAGAACGTCGACGGAGTAATCGACCGATCCTACTCGACCGGCGCTGTATGGGGCGGCAACGGCAAATACATTGGCGGATTGGTCGGCACCATCTGGTCCGGCTCCGTCACCAACAGCTATTGGAACACGCAGACAAGCGGACGGTCGAACGGCGTCGGATGGTATGCGGAATACTATACCGGTCCCGTCATCGATACCGGCCGGACCACCGCCCACATGCAGGATTTGTCGAACTTCGCCACCAATTATGCCGGCTGGGATTTCAACAATGTCTGGGCGCCTCCCAACCAGGTCGGACAGAACAACAACTCGGCCACCGCATATTATCCGCAGCTTTACGCACTGAGTCATGTCGTCGCCGTTGCACCGGGCGCGATCACGACGGTCTACGGCAATGGTGCGCAGACACTCCCGGCCCAGTATTACGGCTTGCGCGCCGGCGATACCATTACGTCGCAAGCGACGACTGCCGGCCTTACCACCACGACGCCCGTCGGCACCCACACGATCTCCGGCACCGGAGCGAGCGCATCCAACGCGGCCTATCGGTTCGTCTACATGCCCGGTCAGGTCACCGTGACGCCACGGCCTCTGTCGCTTTCCGGCACCCGGACCTATGACGGCACGACCAATCTCGCCTCGACGATCTTCAGCCTCTCGAACCTGGCCAATGGCGAGTCGCTGACGCTCTCCGGTTTGGGCGCAATGGGCGACAAGAATGTCGGCAATGGAAAATCTATTTCGCTCGGGACGCTGCTTCTAGGCAATGGCGATGGCGGCCTGGCATCGAATTACACTCTTTCGGGCGGTGCCCATAGCGTGGATATCGCCAAGGCCACGCTGACCCTGACGGGGATAACCGCCAGCAACAAAACGTATGACGGTACGACGGCGGCGGCCATGGTCAACGCGGGAACCCTTGCAGGAATAGCCCTTAACGACGAGGTCTCTTTCAGCTCCTTAGGCGCAAATTTTGCCGATAAGGACGTCGGTATCGGCAAGACGGTCACCATAAGCGGCATAACGCTGTCGGGCGCGGATGCAGGCAACTATATGATTGCATCGACGGCGACCGGAGCGGCCGACATCAGTCAGCGGGTTCTGAACCTTTCGGGAAACCGGGTGTATGACGGCTCTGCGGATCTTGCCGCATCGATCTTCACACTCGGCAACCTCGTCAACGGCGAACAGCTCACCTTGTCAGGCGGCGGATGGATGAATGACAAGAATGCCGGCAGCGAGAAGGCTTTCTCCTACGGTTCGCTGGCAATCGGCGATGGTGCGGGAGGGGTCGCGTCCAACTATACTCTCCTCAATGGCGTGGGCAGGGTCGATGTCGCCAGGGCCCAGATCGCCGCGGTGGGCGGCATCACCGCTTCGAGCAAGACCTATGACGGCACTGCTTCTGCGACGCTGGACACATCCGGCGCCACCTTCGGCGGCATGATCGCCAATGATGACCTGACGGTCGGCAGCGCCAGCGGTGCGTTTGCCGACAAGAATGCCGCGACCGGCAAGACGGTCAATATCGGCGGCCTGACGCTGTCGGGCGCGGACGCGGGCAACTACACGCTTGTCTCCGATACGGCGACGACCACCGCCACTATCGCCCGGGCCCATATCGCGGCGGTGGGCGGCATCGCCGCTTCGGGCAAGACCTATGACGGCACTGCTTCTGCGACGCTGGACACATCCGGCGCCACCTTCGGCGGCATGATTGCCAATGATGACCTGACGGTCGGCAGCGCCAGCGGCGCGTTTGCCGACAAGAATGCAGGGATGGGCAAGGCTGTCACCATAAGCGGCATAACGCTGTCGGGTGCGGACGCGGGCAACTACACGCTTGTCTCCGATACGGCGACGACCACCGCCACTATCGCCCGGGCCCAGATCGCGGCGGTGGGCGGCATCGCCGCTTCGGGCAAGACCTATGACGGCACCGCTTCTGCAACGCTGGACACATCCGGCGCCACCTTCGGCGGCATGATCGCCAACGATGACCTGACGGTCGGCAGCGCCAGCGGCGCGTTTGCCGACAAGAATGCAGGGATGGGCAAGGCTGTCACCATAAGCGGCGTAACGCTGTCGGGCGCGGACGCGGGCAACTACACGCTTGTCTCCGATACGGCGACGACCACCGCCACTATCGCCCGGGCCCATATCGCGGCGGTGGGCGGCATCGCCGCTTCGGGCAAGACCTATGACGGCACTGCTTCTGCGACGCTGGACACATCCGGCGCCACCTTCGGCGGCATGATTGCCAATGATGACCTGACGGTCGGCAGCGCCAGCGGCGCGTTTGCCGACAAGAATGCAGGGATGGGCAAGGCTGTCACCATAAGCGGCATAACGCTGTCGGGTGCGGACGCGGGCAACTACACGCTTGTCTCCGATACGGCGACGACCACCGCCACTATCGCCCGGGCCCAGATCGCGGCGGTAGGCGGTATCACCGCTTCGGGCAAGACCTATGACGGCACCGCTTCTGTGGCGCTGGACACATCCGGTGCCACCTTCGGCGGCATGATTGCCAACGATGACCTGACGGTCGGCAGCGCCAGCGGTGCGTTTGCCGACAAGAATGCAGGGATGGGCAAGGCGGTCACCATAAGCGGCATAACGCTGTCGGGTGCGGATGCGGGCAATTACACGCTTGTATCCGGCACGGCGACGACCACCGCTGACATAGGCCAGCGCGTTTTGAATCTTGCGGGCGGCAGGGTCTATGATGGCTCGATCGATCTCGCAGCTTCGATCTTCACGCTTGAAAACCTCGTCAGCGGCGAACAGCTGACCTTGTCAGGTGCGGGATGGATGACCGACAAGCACGCATCTCAGGGCAAATCCGTATCGTTCGGGTCGCTGGCTCTGGGAGACGGTCAGGGAGGCTTGGCCTCGAACTACACGCTGGCCGGCGGGGCGGGCCGGGTCGATATAGGCAAGGCCGTGATCTCCTCCATTGGCGGCATCATCGCCGGCAACAGGGTGTATGACGGTACGGCGAACGTGATGCTCGACACATCGGATGCATTCTTCAGCGGGATGATCGCCAACGATGTTCTGGCGGTCGGCAGCGCAAGTGGCGCATTTATCGACAAGAATGCCGGGACCGGCAAGACGGTCAATATCGGCGGCCTGACGCTGACCGGCGCAGACGCAGGCAATTATGTGCTTGCCTCAGCAACGGCTACGGCTACCGCCGACATCGGCAGGCGCGCCCTGACTGTCGAAGCCACTGCCCTGGATAGGGTCTATGGCGACACCAATCCCGCGCTGACCTATACAAGCAGCGGCCTTCTCGGCAATGACACGTTGACAGGTGCCCTCTCAACAACTGCGGACAAGTTTTCCGGCGTTGGCGTCTACGCGATCACGCAGGGCAGTCTTGGCAACACCAACTACGATATCAGCTATACGGGTGCTGATCTGACAGTGAGCACACGTCATATCGATGTGACCGCAAATTCGTTCAGCCGGTTTTACGGGCTCGCCAACCCCTCGCTGGGCTGGACCGTCGGTGCAGCGGGACTGGTCAATGGTGACGTGCTCTTAGGAAATCTTGCGACGACCGCAACGACCCTCAGCGCTCCCGGAGACTATGCGATTACGCAAGGCTCATTGCACCCGTCCGCCAACTATACCATGAACTTCATTTCGGGCGTGCTGACGGTAGAGCAGGCAGTGAGAACCGAACCCGGTTCATTGTCCGGTTCTCTCATACAGCCATTGGACGTGGCTCGCTTTCTACCAATCCACACGGCGGCTTCAAACCTGGCCCAAGGTGCCGATGGCGGCGTGCTGATCGCCGACCCCCGGTTCGACGGCACGGTGATCTGCCTTGCCGAAAGTGCGGGGGGGCTGCGCCGTGCTCGCCTCTCAAAGCGCGCAGTAGCCACAACTTTGCAACGCCGACAGACATAA
- a CDS encoding ShlB/FhaC/HecB family hemolysin secretion/activation protein — translation MILAGSGVYMLFAGSALAQTASQVTPQTFEPQTQRSGVGGGVVIPEGAGPTAPDGAEALEVRIAGVDVEGGLAALRAETAKIIARLSGKTVNAAELFKAAGDLQAAYADKGYSLVRVVLPAQRLTNGAVLRLVVIDGFIEEIDTSNLPANIRDRIGHMLAPLVGRKEITNSVIERRLLLAGETPGTVMRSTLSRGNKPGGSILTIEARYKPVTGSLSLDNSLSDALGNYNFAFGTEFNSLLGFGERFYLRADGAPRFDGDGDFFSGDPRNRALSGGVIVPLGIDGLTFNLEGTLARTAPEAISNGPAFLSDLTRASARLAYPVIRSRNFMLNVKGVFDAQDETLSLRNGNGITVSQDRLRVLRAGADFSWYAPGDAFVFGSLTGSFGIDGLGARNLSGAMASGIPLSRQGADADFHKLDFMLGYRQPVAEHLVLDFKARAQTSFGEPLLNAEQIGLVSPGGLSSFPLGSVQGDSGFALRWEAQFPFVTAVTLPFAVPDFPKQQGTGLPQGSGTSGALYISPYLFGAYGGVKLYEPTALERGFSRGAAYGVGLRLGVAGQSSFNSVTLNLEYGRAERFGNGTNDNRFTLSTAFQF, via the coding sequence ATGATCCTGGCGGGGTCCGGCGTCTATATGCTTTTTGCCGGGTCGGCCCTTGCGCAGACCGCGTCTCAGGTGACGCCGCAGACATTCGAGCCGCAGACGCAACGGAGCGGCGTCGGCGGTGGCGTCGTTATTCCCGAAGGTGCCGGTCCGACCGCACCTGACGGGGCCGAGGCGCTCGAGGTTCGGATCGCGGGCGTCGATGTCGAGGGTGGCCTTGCGGCGCTGCGCGCCGAGACGGCCAAGATCATAGCCAGGCTGTCCGGCAAGACGGTGAATGCCGCCGAACTGTTCAAGGCCGCCGGAGATCTGCAGGCGGCTTATGCGGACAAGGGCTACAGCCTGGTGCGCGTGGTTCTGCCCGCGCAACGCCTCACCAACGGCGCGGTGCTGCGACTGGTCGTGATCGACGGTTTCATCGAAGAGATCGACACATCGAACCTGCCTGCAAACATCCGCGACCGCATAGGCCACATGCTCGCGCCTCTCGTAGGCCGGAAAGAAATTACCAACAGTGTGATCGAGCGGCGGCTGCTGCTCGCTGGCGAGACGCCGGGTACGGTCATGCGCTCGACGCTGTCGAGGGGAAACAAGCCCGGTGGCAGCATACTCACCATCGAAGCCCGCTACAAACCCGTCACCGGATCGCTGTCGCTCGACAACAGCCTGTCGGATGCGCTCGGCAACTACAATTTCGCCTTCGGCACCGAATTCAATTCTCTCCTCGGCTTCGGTGAACGCTTCTATCTGCGAGCCGACGGGGCGCCGCGTTTCGACGGTGACGGCGATTTCTTCTCGGGCGATCCACGCAATCGCGCGCTCTCCGGCGGCGTCATCGTTCCGCTTGGCATCGACGGCCTGACATTCAATCTCGAAGGAACGCTTGCGCGCACTGCGCCCGAGGCGATTTCGAACGGCCCCGCGTTCCTGTCCGACCTGACGCGCGCATCTGCTCGGCTCGCCTATCCCGTGATCCGTTCGCGCAACTTCATGCTCAACGTCAAGGGCGTGTTCGATGCTCAGGACGAGACGCTTTCGCTGCGCAACGGCAACGGAATTACCGTTTCGCAGGATCGGCTGCGCGTGCTGCGCGCCGGTGCGGATTTCTCGTGGTACGCGCCCGGCGACGCGTTCGTCTTCGGCAGTCTTACGGGGTCTTTCGGCATTGACGGGCTCGGCGCTCGCAACCTCAGTGGCGCGATGGCCAGCGGAATACCGCTGTCGCGGCAGGGTGCGGATGCGGATTTCCATAAGCTGGACTTCATGCTCGGCTATCGTCAGCCGGTTGCCGAGCATCTGGTCCTCGACTTCAAGGCCAGAGCGCAAACCTCCTTCGGCGAGCCATTGCTCAATGCAGAGCAGATAGGCCTTGTCTCTCCGGGCGGCCTGTCCAGTTTCCCGCTCGGTTCTGTCCAGGGCGACTCTGGCTTTGCTCTGCGCTGGGAAGCGCAGTTTCCGTTTGTGACGGCGGTAACTCTGCCCTTCGCCGTGCCCGACTTTCCCAAGCAGCAGGGAACGGGTTTGCCGCAAGGCTCTGGAACAAGCGGCGCACTCTATATCTCGCCCTATCTGTTCGGTGCCTATGGAGGCGTCAAGCTCTATGAGCCGACAGCGCTGGAGCGCGGTTTTTCGCGGGGCGCCGCTTACGGTGTCGGTCTCAGGCTCGGGGTGGCCGGGCAATCCAGCTTCAACAGTGTCACGCTGAACCTCGAATATGGCCGCGCCGAACGCTTCGGAAACGGCACAAACGATAACCGCTTCACGCTTTCAACAGCGTTCCAGTTCTAG
- a CDS encoding shikimate dehydrogenase, producing MTTIFGIVGDPIAQVRSPEVFNTLFRDRGIDAVMVPLLVTPGHFESAVEGLRRIGNLGGLVITVPHKFAAARLLSEASHRVAITGAANAIRPTDTGWAGDLYDGEGFAIGVEANHGSVAGKRCAIVGAGGAGTAIALSLIDRGVAGIRLWDVDTQRAYTLRNRLAAFTSIPVIVDQPSQLDDIAINASSAGMSASDRLPFEPASLRRGTLVCEAIMKPPRTPLLIEAEKLGHPTQEGRHMLDHQVNAIWDFFRLSPAGGRDI from the coding sequence ATGACCACGATTTTCGGTATTGTCGGAGATCCGATTGCCCAAGTACGCTCTCCAGAAGTTTTCAATACCCTCTTCCGCGATAGGGGGATCGACGCTGTCATGGTTCCCCTGCTCGTCACGCCTGGCCATTTTGAAAGCGCAGTGGAAGGCTTGCGGCGTATTGGCAATCTGGGAGGACTGGTGATCACGGTCCCCCACAAGTTCGCTGCGGCTCGACTTCTCTCCGAAGCATCGCATCGCGTCGCGATCACGGGTGCTGCCAATGCGATCCGGCCAACCGACACGGGCTGGGCCGGAGACCTATATGACGGGGAAGGCTTTGCAATTGGGGTTGAAGCCAACCATGGGTCCGTTGCGGGTAAGCGGTGCGCAATCGTCGGTGCAGGCGGCGCGGGCACAGCAATTGCGCTTTCTCTCATTGATCGCGGTGTTGCCGGAATCCGGCTCTGGGATGTGGACACTCAGCGCGCGTACACACTCCGTAACCGACTGGCTGCTTTCACCTCCATACCCGTCATCGTCGACCAGCCATCGCAGCTTGATGATATCGCGATCAACGCCAGTTCGGCTGGCATGTCTGCCTCGGATCGCCTTCCCTTTGAACCTGCCAGTCTGCGTCGCGGGACTCTGGTCTGCGAAGCCATCATGAAGCCGCCAAGAACCCCTTTACTTATAGAAGCTGAAAAGCTGGGTCATCCCACTCAGGAGGGCCGCCACATGCTCGACCACCAAGTGAATGCAATTTGGGATTTCTTTCGCCTCTCTCCTGCCGGAGGTCGAGATATTTGA
- a CDS encoding aldehyde dehydrogenase family protein produces the protein MTIDQASGIKSQSYLQWIDGNASDAASGERFTRSSPAHDVVVGDYPLANVIDTDRAVAAARKAFDIGPWPRMSGAERSRILFRVADLVEKHKDELILADVLEGGKPITQVRAEIAGAIDLWRYAAGQARSQHGESNSSLGPHMLGLTTREPVGVVALITPWNFPFVILSQKLPFALAAGCTVVVKPSELTPGSALQLGAILNKAGVPAGVVNIIVGYGATVGQRLAEHPNVDMISFTGSTAVGKGIVRASAGNLKRVALELGGKNPQIVCADADLDAAADAVVFGVFFNAGQCCNSSSRLIVEKSISEDFLARVEALTARVAVGDPLDETTKVGAIVNQNQMDRILGFVEGARRDGAEIRLGGTRMETKAGLFMAPTVVNKVTRDMRIATDEVFGPVLSTLTFEDLDDAFSIANGTHYGLSAGIWTDRYESALQAGRQLSAGTVWVNCWMDGFPEMPFGGMRESGIGREQGPHAIEDYMETKSVLFHQGPRTGMWVPAPETGRR, from the coding sequence ATGACGATCGACCAGGCAAGCGGGATCAAGTCCCAGAGCTACCTGCAATGGATCGACGGGAACGCCTCCGACGCCGCTTCCGGCGAGCGCTTCACCCGCTCGAGCCCGGCCCATGATGTTGTAGTCGGTGACTATCCGCTCGCCAATGTCATCGACACGGATCGCGCCGTTGCTGCCGCACGGAAAGCCTTCGATATCGGCCCCTGGCCGCGCATGAGCGGCGCGGAACGCTCCCGCATCCTGTTTCGCGTGGCCGACCTGGTCGAGAAGCACAAGGACGAACTGATCCTCGCGGACGTTCTGGAGGGCGGCAAGCCGATCACGCAGGTTCGAGCAGAGATTGCAGGTGCAATCGACCTCTGGCGCTATGCCGCCGGGCAGGCCCGGTCCCAGCACGGCGAGAGCAATTCCAGCCTTGGCCCCCATATGCTCGGCCTGACGACACGTGAGCCCGTCGGCGTTGTCGCGCTCATCACGCCGTGGAACTTCCCCTTTGTGATCCTGAGCCAGAAGCTGCCCTTCGCGCTGGCTGCCGGCTGCACTGTTGTTGTCAAGCCCAGCGAGCTTACGCCCGGATCGGCGCTGCAGCTCGGAGCGATCCTCAACAAGGCGGGCGTACCGGCAGGCGTCGTGAACATCATCGTCGGCTATGGCGCGACGGTCGGTCAGCGACTGGCCGAGCATCCGAATGTCGACATGATCTCGTTTACCGGCTCCACCGCCGTCGGCAAGGGTATCGTCCGCGCGTCGGCAGGCAACCTCAAGCGCGTCGCGCTTGAACTCGGCGGAAAGAACCCGCAGATCGTCTGCGCCGACGCCGATCTCGATGCAGCAGCGGACGCCGTCGTGTTCGGCGTCTTCTTCAACGCCGGCCAGTGCTGCAATTCGTCGAGCCGGCTGATTGTCGAAAAATCGATCAGCGAAGACTTCCTGGCACGTGTGGAGGCGCTGACCGCACGCGTGGCTGTCGGCGACCCGCTCGATGAGACCACGAAGGTCGGGGCGATCGTTAATCAGAACCAGATGGACCGCATTCTGGGTTTTGTCGAGGGCGCGCGCAGGGATGGAGCGGAAATCCGTCTCGGTGGAACCCGTATGGAAACGAAGGCGGGCCTCTTCATGGCACCAACGGTCGTCAACAAAGTCACCCGAGATATGCGCATCGCGACCGATGAAGTGTTTGGCCCGGTGCTGTCGACACTAACATTCGAAGATCTCGACGATGCCTTCTCCATCGCCAACGGAACGCATTACGGCCTTTCCGCCGGCATTTGGACCGATCGCTATGAAAGTGCCCTGCAGGCGGGACGGCAACTCTCTGCAGGCACGGTCTGGGTAAACTGCTGGATGGACGGCTTCCCCGAAATGCCCTTCGGCGGAATGCGTGAGAGCGGGATCGGCCGCGAGCAGGGTCCGCATGCTATCGAAGACTACATGGAAACGAAGTCTGTGCTGTTTCATCAGGGGCCACGGACCGGCATGTGGGTGCCGGCACCCGAGACGGGTCGGCGATGA